One Nicotiana tomentosiformis chromosome 1, ASM39032v3, whole genome shotgun sequence genomic window, CTTGCTGGTGCCATTGGTTTTTGGCTTTTTCACTATTAAAACTGGGCACTTGACATTCTGTGCACAGTGGTTGCTCACACTCCCAAGAAATGCCCTGTATTTAGATCAACATTAAAACCCTAGACACCATTACATAAGCATGAAAAAATGCATAATATACTTATAAGAGTATTCTTCTTTCTACCTTTTTTTTCAATTCACTGTGAAAATTGTTTGTTATTTTCCTTGTCATTAAATGTAATGAAAAATAATTCAGATAGTATCATGGTTCACTTGGTAAAATTTAGGAAGCGATCCAAATTTATCCGAAACTAAGTCTTGGTAGCATTTCAGGGACTAAATTGGACAGCAATAATCATAATTTGAATTATGAGTGTTACCAATTCCCatccttaattaaatagtataagaATGAAGATTGGCTGCCAATAGTAATTGTTTAACCTTGTAACAAAACAAGTCTCTTTCCAAGCAGCTTTTGAGTAACTTTAGGACCATAGAGCAATAAATCTTTACAATTTGTTTGATATCATCTtactaaatatttaattaaaatttttaacATAATGGGTGTATTTAATGtttttctgaaaaatattttcatgaaaaatgagtgattttatcacttattttcccttATTTGGTTGGGGAGTGAAAAACtttttcctaaaaatattttctagtgtttggttaaagagtaaaatatttttaggaaaataattttttacgcTACTCTCCTCACCTTCCCAAAATCCTCATCTATCATATTCATGAAAAACTTTTTTCtacattgaaatgaaagaaaatattttttctacattatGAAAAAAAAGTACTCAAACGAAAGAAAATATtgtttctacatcataaaaaaaAAAGATTCGTTTTGTTGAAAGAAACTATTTTTTCTGCATCATGAAAAGAAGATACTCATTTTGTTGATACACAAAAAAAGTACTCTATttacatgaaaagaaagtactcttaatAATATTAATGGGTGGTGGTAGGCGAGGTTGGGGTGGGTAGGGTTTGGTAGTGGGGGTAGGGGTTGGGATGGTTTGGAGTGAGTTTGTGGGGGTTGGTGGGATGGGAATAGGATAGAGAAAGTTGAAAagagttttagaaaatattttcctttcctTTTATAGGAAAAAACATTTTTCTTCAATTCAGTACTcactccggtccacaataagtaatcaatttactttttaattttggtccaaaataagtgtccatttatgtaatcaagaaaaaaattaatttatttttactcTTTTACCCTTATGTGCATATCCCTAAAAAGTTTTCTTACTCCTcacattaatatttaattaagggTAGTTTAGTCATACTAGGTATTTTTGtatagaatttagtattttcttaatgGGCGTGCCTAAAGCAAACCGGTcagttattgtggaccggagggagtaatgttttcaaaataatttaagccaaccaaatatTACAAaattggaaaatgttttccaaatATCAAACACACCCACAATATGCATAACTAACAAATTTCCATGATTGTTTACAACAGATTATGTTAACTACCAAACGAGAAAGTAATTAGTAGTTCCTAATGCCAAACGAGAAAGTAATTAGTACTTCCTAATGTCTCATTTTATATGAGAGTCTTTTTTATAATTTGTTCTGAAAAGACCGACATTTTTTATATTAGGACACTATAATTAATTCTAATATTCTCATTTATATTCTTAATACAATGTTTATGAGTTCTGACCATAAGATTCTCGAAATGGCTATCAAACTTTAGGGGAGTGAATTTTGAATATCAAATGGCTATAAGTGAAAAAAAGTACAATAGTAAAAAGCGTACCTCTTGATTACACCATAGCCATGGCTTCCCATGACGAGCATGTCGACATGTAACCTCTCCGCCACCTGACAAATCACGTCCCTTGCATCACCGCGCTCCACTATCGTCTCCACCTTAACCTGAATACAACCCAACACAGACAAACATTACCTCTAAGTTTCTGCACTGACCAATTTAACCTTGATCTATCAGTAAATTTACAAAAAATGGACTAACCCCATCCAAGTCCTTGCAAAGTCGTTTCGCCTTCTCCATAACACACTGTGCTACTTCATTGCTGTACCTCTCCATCGTCGCCAATATATCAGATGAAAACAAATACCCTGAGATTTTAACAAATTTACCAAACCCGCCATTCAATTAATCAGATACCCTCCAAATACTTTGTTAAGTTTACCTTCAGGGTTGTCTTTCTCACCTGTTCCGTCCAAGGAAGAGTAAACAGCTCGAGGTGGTATGGAGTAGAGGAGGATAAGGGCATCATTGGTATTTCCAGTGATTATGTTCTCTATACACCATGAAAGGGCGTAGGTGCTCTCCTCGCTCTCATCAACCGCCACCAATATCTTCCGCGCCTTTGCTGCCACGTCAGCCATCCCAATATTGGATCTCACAACGATGATTGATTTTCTCTGTATAAGACTTTTAGCTGAATATGGAAAGTGAGGGAATCAATTGAAGATATTTATAGTGTATGGGAGTCTGAGGAATTGGAGGGTTTATCAGTGGAGGGCTGTAGCCGGTGGATTGAAAAACCTGTTGGCGGTTTGCGATGGCGGGTTTTTGGTGGGTCTTTGGTTTTGAGTTGAGATCACTTCGCCTAATTAAATTGATTGATGCTTTTGTCCTCTTTTGtccctcttttcttttctttttttctcttttactttCCCATATTATTATTCGTTGTTTGAGTACACGATCCAAGGAAAAGGATCACAAAAGAATAGATTGATGTGACAGAAAATGTTATCGTTTAGGAGCTCATGATTACTGCAAAATCAATTGAAGGTTTAAGgaaattatataatttttttttaaagttaaagTGTTTTGGCTAAGCTTTTAGAAAAAAAGAAGTGATgttgagtagaagcagaagcagttttggagaaatAGAAAAAAGTAACTTTTTCTCAGAAGAATTTTTTGAGAAgcgcttttgagaaaaatacacttagaagcactttttaaaacttggtcaaacacaaattgctgcttaaaagtacttttcaaattaattagtcacaCAAACTGTTTtttaccaaaagtacttttgaaaaaaacgcttttgaaaaaaaaaaatcacttctcaaaataagttgatttttccGGTTTGGCCAAACATACTATTAATTTCTCTATGTAACTATTGAATTGAGAACTTTTTATTTGAACTTTAGTTTGATCTGTTTGTCTCCGTAGATCAGTAGATATAAGGCTTTTTTGCATTGCGTTGGAAGCAATTTTTGACCCATTTTTAATTACATTTACTTTTTACCTAATTGAAATAATATTCTTTTTATCGATCAAAACATTTATTAATTTAAATGGATTTTACGATAGTGCCAACCCTTTCAGAAAAAGTTCTGGATGTTTTGTTATATTTTCGCCCAGGAACATGAAATGGTTTGACACTGCATCAACATATGCGAGACATTAAACTGAAATTATTCCACCAAAACAATTAAGCAAGCTGCTATTGTAAAGGCATCACATACCTCATGCCGTAAAACATGTCATAATATGCTTCATCGATATTTCTTCTTACATAATGCACTTAGAATCTGGTTGTATCATggtaggctgcctacatcacactCCTATAGGGTAAAGTTCTTTCTTGAATCCTATGTGAACGCCATAATATTTTATACACCGAACCGTCTATTATTGCGATTGGGATCGTTCAACCGATGTGCTCCTAAATTCCCTTCATCACAGGTTTCCAGTAGAGGACTATTTTGTGGGAGTATTTTCAAAATTCAAGTGGCTATGCAAATCTACCATGCGTTTTCATGCATGAAAGACTAGGCACATTTTGTCAATATTATAGCCAAGTGGACTAATATATTTGGACAAGTATTAAAAGACTCTCCACACTTGTCATACATGCAACCTCCCTAATCGCCTATAAATAGGTTGTGGATTAGCCATCATACTAACTCAATTCTCAACCAAGAATTCATCTTGCTAATCATTACTTTCTTCCTGCAATCATTACCTATTATTATTAATTCTTCTCTCCAATTTTCTGAACCTGCtggatttattatttaattttgttgaatcatgtatcctctaaataaatagagGTACGCTTGTTTAATCGTGGAAAAATATTTCACATTATTGAAATAGTTTCTTAAGACAGTGCCCAACACGACTCAAGCCAATTTGTGTATCTGCTCACAAATAATATTATTGCAGTATTATTATTACTTTTCTCGTGTTATTTTCCTACAATCTAAGAAATTACGGCAAGTAATACCACTACGAAAATTTTTGATGGTGCTACCAATTTTGGTATTGTCTCTGCTGTAACTGTTCCAATTGTCCTGCCAGATATTCACGATGTTGCAAATACATTATTGCATCCACAACTTTGGCAGACACTAATGTCAAAATACAGGTATGTGAATAGACATGATTACGTGTCCAATGCTAATATTAAAATCTTCAAGAAAAATGCACCTCAATGCAAGAGAAGAGTTGGATAAATGACAATCTCGctaaattaaaattaaatttgACTAAAGCGGGTAATATAATTATTGCGGTCATTTTCCAAATAAATAATGTGGCCAATGT contains:
- the LOC104120135 gene encoding universal stress protein A-like protein isoform X2, translated to MADVAAKARKILVAVDESEESTYALSWCIENIITGNTNDALILLYSIPPRAVYSSLDGTGYLFSSDILATMERYSNEVAQCVMEKAKRLCKDLDGVKVETIVERGDARDVICQVAERLHVDMLVMGSHGYGVIKRAFLGSVSNHCAQNVKCPVLIVKKPKTNGTSK
- the LOC104120135 gene encoding universal stress protein A-like protein isoform X1, with product MADVAAKARKILVAVDESEESTYALSWCIENIITGNTNDALILLYSIPPRAVYSSLDGTGEKDNPEGYLFSSDILATMERYSNEVAQCVMEKAKRLCKDLDGVKVETIVERGDARDVICQVAERLHVDMLVMGSHGYGVIKRAFLGSVSNHCAQNVKCPVLIVKKPKTNGTSK